Proteins encoded within one genomic window of Empedobacter falsenii:
- a CDS encoding VOC family protein — MDENKSKIGQMVWADLTVENSTELKDFYKEVVGWEVKNVAMKDDEEEYNDYTMMSSSENAAGGVCTKRGMNKGIPSQWIMYISVDNVAESLQKALEMGGKSIHEIKNKEGNLQFAIVEDPAGAVFGLANA; from the coding sequence ATGGATGAAAATAAATCGAAAATTGGTCAAATGGTTTGGGCTGATTTAACTGTTGAAAATTCGACTGAATTAAAAGATTTTTACAAAGAAGTTGTTGGTTGGGAAGTCAAAAATGTTGCGATGAAAGATGATGAAGAGGAATACAATGATTATACAATGATGTCTTCTTCAGAAAATGCGGCTGGTGGAGTTTGTACGAAACGTGGCATGAATAAAGGAATTCCATCACAATGGATTATGTACATTAGTGTAGATAATGTTGCGGAAAGTTTGCAAAAAGCGTTGGAAATGGGAGGGAAATCTATTCATGAGATTAAAAATAAAGAAGGAAATCTTCAATTTGCAATTGTAGAAGATCCTGCTGGAGCTGTTTTTGGATTAGCAAATGCTTAA
- a CDS encoding SRPBCC domain-containing protein, with product MKKVSFTEVIYAQPKHVHKVMIAPDSYKIWTTPFSETSDFKGDWSEGSHVYFTYETEKGSAAMIATIDENIVGKSIKMRHIGKLNEDGQEIFDGPEIDVWKNTEETYKLEDVEGHTRLTCSVEIDDQVFPETQVREMWINALRKLKEICED from the coding sequence ATGAAAAAAGTATCGTTTACAGAAGTTATTTATGCGCAGCCTAAGCATGTGCATAAAGTAATGATTGCACCAGATTCGTATAAAATTTGGACAACGCCGTTTAGTGAAACTTCAGATTTCAAAGGAGATTGGTCCGAAGGTTCTCATGTTTATTTCACTTATGAAACCGAAAAAGGTTCGGCTGCGATGATTGCTACAATAGATGAAAATATTGTAGGAAAATCAATCAAAATGCGTCATATCGGAAAGCTGAACGAAGATGGTCAAGAGATTTTTGATGGACCAGAAATTGATGTGTGGAAAAATACAGAAGAAACGTATAAATTGGAAGATGTAGAAGGTCATACACGATTAACTTGTTCGGTAGAAATAGATGATCAGGTTTTTCCAGAAACTCAAGTCAGAGAAATGTGGATAAATGCACTACGCAAGCTGAAAGAGATTTGCGAGGATTAA
- a CDS encoding DUF1801 domain-containing protein, translated as MQYEVANLEEYLTSIPVERKEAIEKLIKILADNLPVGFELQLSYGHLGFVVPHSLYPNGYHCDPKSPLPFINIASQKNFIALYHMGIYMDDKLLNWFVAEYPKYSKRKLDMGKSCIRFKKVEDIPFELIGELAQRITPQQWIENYEKVLLTRKK; from the coding sequence ATGCAATACGAAGTCGCAAATTTAGAAGAATATTTAACGTCAATTCCTGTAGAAAGAAAAGAAGCTATTGAGAAATTAATTAAAATTTTGGCAGATAATTTACCCGTTGGTTTCGAGTTGCAGTTGAGCTATGGTCATCTTGGGTTTGTTGTGCCGCATTCACTTTATCCGAATGGTTATCATTGCGATCCGAAATCGCCGTTGCCGTTTATCAATATCGCTTCTCAAAAGAATTTTATTGCGTTATATCACATGGGAATTTATATGGACGACAAATTGCTGAATTGGTTTGTCGCCGAATATCCAAAATACTCGAAACGTAAATTAGATATGGGAAAAAGTTGTATTCGTTTCAAAAAAGTGGAGGATATTCCATTCGAATTAATCGGAGAATTAGCGCAAAGAATTACGCCACAACAATGGATAGAAAATTATGAAAAAGTACTACTTACTCGAAAAAAATAA
- a CDS encoding alkaline phosphatase: MDRRKFLRGSALVSTGLILNPFDLFAQNKIKPNLSTNTTKNIIFMISDGMSSGTLAMANLYNKQLHGKNGNWINLYEENKVKRALMDTASASSIVTDSAAASSAFGGGIRVKNGVLNIGANGENHVPIWQKFKKAGKRTGCVTTVTITHATPAGFCVNSASRNAEPEIAEKYAEIGIDVLLGGGDEFFNSAKREDKKDLYTVYKKKGYQIAKTKEELAKSQNNISLLGIFNTGAIPYAIDHKNLSKNKSIPTLAEMTKVAIDNLKSHQNGFVLQVEAGKVDWAAHANDVAGLINDQLAFDETIKTVMDFAEKDGNTLVIITTDHGNANPGTIYGADVNKNFESIVNYRYTNEHILNEIHEDFNLQEIKDWIVETNGFSLTDDEAKHMLDFYKGLDKEEGLYNFKKLPFKFFSEIQKKRNNVGWISMDHSGDYVELAMYGPGSDLLKPFVKNTDLHQLMLQATNVNV, translated from the coding sequence ATGGATAGACGTAAATTTCTTAGAGGATCGGCATTAGTTTCTACTGGTTTAATTCTAAATCCTTTCGATTTATTTGCTCAAAATAAAATCAAACCTAATCTTTCTACAAATACTACAAAGAATATTATTTTTATGATAAGCGATGGAATGAGTTCTGGGACTCTTGCTATGGCTAATTTATACAACAAACAATTACACGGAAAAAATGGTAATTGGATTAATCTTTATGAAGAAAATAAAGTAAAAAGAGCTTTGATGGACACTGCTTCTGCAAGTTCTATTGTTACCGATTCTGCGGCTGCGAGTTCTGCTTTTGGAGGTGGAATTCGTGTAAAAAATGGTGTATTGAACATTGGTGCGAATGGAGAAAATCATGTTCCGATTTGGCAAAAATTCAAAAAAGCTGGTAAAAGAACGGGTTGTGTGACAACGGTTACGATTACTCATGCAACTCCTGCTGGTTTTTGTGTGAATTCTGCTAGTAGAAATGCTGAGCCAGAGATTGCTGAAAAATATGCCGAAATTGGTATTGATGTTTTATTAGGTGGCGGTGACGAATTTTTTAATTCAGCCAAAAGAGAAGACAAGAAAGATCTGTATACGGTTTATAAGAAAAAAGGTTATCAAATTGCGAAAACAAAGGAAGAATTAGCAAAATCTCAAAACAATATATCTTTATTGGGAATTTTCAATACTGGAGCAATTCCTTATGCAATTGACCATAAAAATCTCTCAAAAAATAAATCTATTCCTACGCTTGCAGAAATGACTAAGGTTGCGATTGATAATTTGAAAAGTCATCAAAATGGTTTTGTATTGCAAGTAGAAGCGGGAAAAGTAGATTGGGCAGCGCATGCGAATGATGTTGCAGGATTAATTAATGATCAACTTGCATTTGATGAAACTATCAAAACTGTAATGGATTTTGCTGAAAAGGATGGAAATACATTAGTTATCATCACAACTGATCACGGAAATGCAAATCCAGGAACAATTTATGGAGCTGATGTAAACAAAAATTTTGAAAGTATTGTTAATTATAGATATACCAACGAACATATTTTGAATGAAATTCACGAAGATTTTAACTTACAAGAAATCAAAGATTGGATTGTCGAAACAAATGGTTTTAGTTTGACAGATGATGAAGCAAAACATATGTTAGATTTTTACAAAGGTTTGGATAAAGAAGAAGGATTGTATAATTTCAAAAAACTTCCATTCAAATTTTTCTCTGAAATTCAGAAAAAACGCAACAATGTTGGTTGGATAAGTATGGATCACTCGGGCGATTACGTAGAATTGGCAATGTATGGACCTGGAAGTGATTTGTTAAAGCCATTTGTAAAAAATACAGATCTTCATCAACTTATGTTACAAGCAACAAATGTAAATGTATAA
- a CDS encoding SRPBCC family protein, giving the protein MITIETIINAPIDQVWKAFNSPEDIVKWNQASDDWHCPKAENDLQVGGKLNSTMAAKDGSFQFEFEAKYDEIIPNKFIRYYIADGRKVEINFHEENNLTKITEKFEPESQNPTEMQTQGWQAILNSFKNYVESKS; this is encoded by the coding sequence ATGATTACAATCGAAACAATAATAAATGCTCCAATAGATCAGGTTTGGAAAGCTTTTAATTCTCCTGAAGATATTGTAAAATGGAATCAAGCTTCTGATGATTGGCATTGTCCTAAAGCAGAAAATGATTTGCAAGTTGGTGGAAAATTAAACAGTACGATGGCTGCAAAAGATGGTAGTTTTCAATTCGAATTTGAAGCTAAATATGACGAAATCATTCCAAATAAATTTATTCGTTATTACATTGCAGATGGTCGCAAGGTTGAAATAAATTTTCATGAAGAGAATAATTTAACCAAAATCACAGAAAAATTTGAACCAGAAAGTCAAAATCCTACTGAAATGCAGACACAAGGTTGGCAAGCTATTTTGAATAGTTTCAAGAATTATGTTGAATCGAAAAGCTAA
- a CDS encoding DUF1801 domain-containing protein, whose translation MDKCTTQAERDLRGLMMMTNNFTTIDEYILGFDQAKQDILENVRKIIHEAVPQATETINYKMPTFRLNGNVIHFAMFKNHVGIYPGAETIEHFQNDLTDYKTSKGAIQLPLDKALPKKLLKEIVLYKVNLMKNQKSGEWTKYNGNWVEANEKIQQVVNETELVKEFKWGGDIYTFNKKNVLAFSGFKNHFALWFHNGVFLKDQYKVLVNANVEKTKALRQWRFNSADEIDVEKVREYVLEAIQLLKDGKEIKPQKSVPKEVNGILKETLNQDDKLFTSFKILSPGKQKEYIEYIDEAKQEKTKISRIEKIKPMIMEGKGLNDKYRK comes from the coding sequence GTGGATAAATGCACTACGCAAGCTGAAAGAGATTTGCGAGGATTAATGATGATGACAAATAATTTTACAACTATTGATGAATATATTCTTGGGTTTGATCAAGCCAAACAAGATATTTTAGAAAACGTAAGAAAAATTATTCACGAAGCTGTACCACAAGCAACAGAAACGATTAATTATAAAATGCCCACTTTCCGATTGAATGGAAATGTAATTCATTTTGCGATGTTCAAAAATCATGTAGGAATTTATCCTGGAGCAGAAACAATCGAACATTTTCAAAATGATTTAACCGATTATAAAACATCAAAAGGAGCAATACAACTTCCTTTGGATAAGGCTTTACCAAAGAAGTTATTGAAGGAAATTGTGTTGTATAAAGTTAATTTGATGAAGAATCAAAAATCTGGAGAATGGACAAAATACAATGGTAATTGGGTTGAAGCGAATGAGAAAATTCAACAAGTTGTAAATGAAACAGAATTGGTAAAAGAGTTTAAATGGGGTGGAGATATTTATACGTTCAACAAGAAAAATGTGTTGGCATTTAGTGGTTTTAAAAATCATTTTGCGTTGTGGTTTCACAATGGCGTTTTCTTGAAAGATCAATACAAAGTTTTGGTGAACGCAAATGTGGAAAAAACGAAAGCTTTACGTCAATGGAGATTTAATTCTGCTGATGAAATTGATGTCGAAAAAGTAAGAGAATATGTCTTAGAAGCGATTCAATTGCTGAAAGATGGAAAGGAAATAAAGCCTCAAAAATCTGTACCAAAAGAAGTTAATGGAATTTTGAAAGAAACTCTAAATCAGGATGATAAATTATTTACTTCATTTAAAATTTTAAGTCCTGGAAAGCAAAAAGAATACATCGAATATATTGATGAAGCAAAACAAGAAAAAACGAAAATTTCTCGCATCGAAAAAATAAAACCTATGATTATGGAAGGCAAAGGTTTGAATGATAAATACCGAAAATAA
- a CDS encoding class I SAM-dependent methyltransferase encodes MKNNIDLQSLAEQLSCPNGDEGIEVGEQMSESNFGMTKMTIDHLQLQNQEQILELGHGNCKHLPYVLNQAQGLEYIGLELSQVMKNSAIMNNSDYLNSSIRFEIIMDERIHFYEKRFDKIFTVNTIYFWKNPKLFLSEIYRVLKFNGKFALTFAKKEFMETLPFIQFGFNLYTEDEVIKLLKSAKFSIEDTKTFSESVISKAGEKVEREYSIIIAKK; translated from the coding sequence ATGAAAAATAATATTGATTTACAAAGCCTTGCGGAACAATTGAGTTGTCCAAATGGAGACGAAGGGATTGAAGTTGGTGAGCAAATGAGTGAAAGTAATTTTGGAATGACAAAAATGACAATAGATCATTTACAATTACAAAATCAAGAACAAATTTTAGAGTTAGGTCATGGAAATTGTAAGCATTTACCTTATGTATTGAATCAAGCACAAGGTTTAGAATATATTGGTTTAGAACTTTCACAGGTCATGAAAAATAGTGCTATCATGAACAATTCTGATTATTTGAATTCAAGTATTAGGTTTGAAATAATTATGGATGAAAGAATTCATTTTTATGAAAAACGATTTGATAAAATTTTTACGGTGAATACAATCTATTTTTGGAAAAATCCTAAACTTTTCTTGAGTGAAATTTATAGAGTCTTGAAATTCAACGGGAAATTTGCGCTTACTTTTGCTAAAAAGGAATTTATGGAAACATTGCCTTTCATTCAATTTGGCTTCAATTTGTACACAGAAGATGAAGTGATAAAACTATTGAAATCTGCTAAATTTTCGATTGAAGATACAAAAACATTTTCGGAAAGTGTGATTAGCAAAGCTGGCGAAAAAGTTGAAAGAGAGTATAGTATAATTATTGCAAAAAAGTAA
- a CDS encoding CocE/NonD family hydrolase, which produces MKKFTQKATLLSLILMSGISYAQDAKADSAYVREHYEKTEQLIPMRDGTKLFTAIYTPKDQTKKYPVLLNRTPYTVAPYGANEYKKSLGNFPAEMREGFIFVYQDVRGKWMSEGEFEDVRPVNKTKNKKAIDESTDTYDTLEWLAKNMKNYNQKAGIYGISYPGFYSTMSLVNSHPTLKAVSPQAPVTNWFLGDDFHHNGVLFLNDSFKFMSSFGVKRPQPITPDKGPKSLEYPIKDNYRFYLEGGSVKELKDKYFQDNIKFYNDLFAHPDYDQFWQDRNPLPHLTNVKPAVMTVGGFFDAEDVYGAFETYKAIEKQNPNATNILVAGPWFHGGWVRSKADTFGDMQFGTPTGEYYQQQIELPFFNYYLKDKGNFKPTEAQIFITGSNEWKQFDNWPPKNVTTQKMYLQANGKISFQQTNNASFDEYVADPNNPVPYQGGVLESRPREYMVDDQRFASTRPDVMVYQTDILTEDMTITGPIINHLFVSSTGTDADYVVKLIDVFPEDTPKYNGKLMAGYQNLIRAEIMRGKYRNSFEKPEAMVPNQKTNVTYSMPDVGHTFKKGHRIMIQVQNTWFPLADRNPQQFMNVYETTAKDFLKQTQRIYHDSYIEIPVLK; this is translated from the coding sequence GTGAAAAAATTTACTCAAAAAGCAACTCTACTTAGTCTTATTTTGATGAGTGGAATTAGCTATGCGCAAGATGCAAAAGCAGATTCTGCCTATGTTAGAGAGCATTATGAAAAGACCGAACAATTGATTCCGATGCGAGATGGAACGAAATTGTTTACAGCTATTTATACGCCAAAAGATCAAACCAAGAAATATCCTGTTTTACTTAATCGAACGCCTTATACAGTGGCGCCTTACGGAGCAAATGAGTATAAAAAATCGCTTGGAAATTTCCCTGCAGAAATGCGCGAAGGATTTATATTCGTATACCAAGATGTGAGAGGAAAATGGATGAGCGAGGGTGAATTTGAAGATGTACGACCAGTTAATAAAACGAAAAATAAAAAGGCAATAGACGAAAGTACAGATACGTACGACACGTTGGAATGGTTGGCAAAAAACATGAAAAATTACAACCAAAAAGCTGGAATTTATGGAATTTCTTATCCTGGTTTTTATTCGACAATGAGTTTGGTTAATTCGCATCCAACGCTGAAAGCTGTTTCACCACAAGCACCAGTTACGAATTGGTTTTTAGGCGACGATTTTCATCACAATGGTGTTTTATTTCTAAATGATTCTTTCAAATTTATGTCATCATTTGGTGTTAAACGTCCGCAACCAATTACACCAGATAAAGGTCCGAAATCTTTAGAATATCCAATCAAAGATAATTACCGTTTTTATTTGGAAGGTGGATCTGTAAAGGAATTGAAGGATAAATATTTCCAAGATAATATCAAATTCTACAATGATTTGTTTGCACATCCTGATTATGATCAATTTTGGCAAGATCGAAACCCTTTACCACATCTTACCAATGTGAAACCTGCTGTGATGACGGTTGGTGGTTTCTTTGATGCAGAAGATGTTTATGGTGCATTTGAAACCTATAAAGCAATTGAAAAGCAAAATCCGAATGCAACAAATATTTTGGTAGCTGGACCTTGGTTTCATGGTGGTTGGGTTCGCTCTAAAGCCGATACATTTGGTGATATGCAATTTGGAACGCCAACAGGAGAATATTATCAGCAACAAATTGAGTTACCTTTTTTCAATTATTATTTAAAAGACAAAGGAAATTTCAAACCAACAGAAGCGCAAATTTTTATCACAGGTTCTAATGAATGGAAACAGTTTGATAATTGGCCTCCAAAGAATGTGACAACGCAGAAAATGTATTTACAAGCTAACGGAAAAATATCTTTTCAACAGACTAATAACGCAAGTTTTGATGAATATGTAGCAGATCCAAATAATCCAGTTCCGTATCAAGGTGGTGTTTTAGAAAGTCGTCCGCGAGAATATATGGTCGATGATCAACGATTTGCGTCAACTCGTCCTGATGTTATGGTTTATCAAACCGACATTTTAACTGAAGATATGACGATTACAGGTCCAATTATCAATCATCTATTTGTTTCATCAACGGGAACAGATGCTGATTATGTAGTAAAATTGATTGATGTTTTCCCTGAAGACACACCAAAATATAATGGAAAATTGATGGCTGGATATCAAAATTTGATTCGTGCCGAAATTATGCGAGGAAAGTACCGCAATAGTTTTGAAAAACCTGAAGCAATGGTTCCTAATCAGAAAACAAATGTGACGTATTCTATGCCAGATGTTGGACATACTTTCAAGAAAGGACATCGTATCATGATTCAAGTTCAGAATACATGGTTTCCTTTAGCCGACCGTAATCCGCAACAATTTATGAATGTTTACGAAACAACTGCGAAAGATTTCTTGAAACAAACACAACGAATTTATCACGATTCTTATATCGAAATTCCAGTTTTGAAATAA
- a CDS encoding DUF6642 family protein, producing the protein MRDIIRTEDEDDFKLFCLESVADIEEQNDSQLLEFLEHLAREFQITNVYKTTDSFEGFEESLTNLLYHDKYFRDYKIIYLVFEGEGNQIQIDDYYYSLEEVAEIFQGKLTDKIVHFANTMNLNLEDESFQYFIDVTGAKALSGYVNPSPILSTILDQYYFCLAKEIDDEEELVHALFDKHANICLKLGFRLYH; encoded by the coding sequence ATGAGAGATATTATACGAACTGAAGACGAAGATGATTTCAAACTGTTTTGTTTGGAATCTGTAGCAGATATTGAAGAGCAAAATGATTCGCAATTATTGGAATTTTTGGAACATTTGGCGCGAGAATTTCAGATTACAAATGTTTATAAAACGACTGATAGCTTTGAAGGCTTCGAGGAAAGTTTGACCAATCTTCTTTATCATGATAAATATTTTAGAGATTATAAAATCATTTATTTAGTTTTTGAAGGCGAAGGAAATCAAATTCAAATTGATGATTATTACTATAGTTTAGAAGAAGTTGCTGAGATCTTTCAAGGAAAATTAACTGATAAAATTGTTCATTTTGCGAATACAATGAATTTAAATTTGGAAGACGAAAGTTTTCAATATTTTATTGATGTGACGGGTGCAAAAGCTTTGTCGGGGTATGTAAATCCTTCTCCAATTTTGAGTACAATTTTGGATCAATATTATTTTTGTTTAGCGAAAGAAATTGATGACGAAGAAGAGCTTGTGCATGCGTTGTTTGATAAACATGCCAATATATGCCTGAAATTAGGTTTTAGATTGTATCATTAA
- a CDS encoding VOC family protein — protein MAKVHAYLNFNGDCEKAFQFYETVFETQNIGMYKMGDMPPSPEFQIPDSAKDKVSHVALFINETTMLMGSDIIEEFGHQYKAGNNNYIMLDVDNPAEAHQLYDRLSVNAKSLEMPLAEQFFAELYASFIDQFGTPWMIHFEGNKAHSM, from the coding sequence ATGGCTAAAGTACACGCTTACTTAAATTTTAACGGAGATTGCGAAAAGGCATTTCAGTTTTATGAAACTGTTTTTGAAACGCAAAATATTGGGATGTATAAAATGGGTGATATGCCGCCAAGTCCAGAATTTCAGATTCCAGATAGTGCAAAGGATAAAGTTTCGCATGTGGCATTGTTTATTAATGAAACAACAATGTTAATGGGTTCTGATATTATTGAAGAATTTGGACATCAATACAAAGCTGGAAATAACAATTACATTATGCTTGATGTCGATAATCCTGCAGAAGCGCATCAATTATATGATCGTCTTTCGGTAAATGCAAAATCATTAGAAATGCCTTTGGCAGAACAGTTTTTTGCTGAGCTTTATGCGTCTTTTATTGATCAATTTGGAACACCTTGGATGATTCATTTTGAAGGAAATAAAGCACATTCGATGTAA
- a CDS encoding SRPBCC domain-containing protein has product MKLTAKATIQIQKSKNEVFDAIVNPNKMNQYFIASSSGAIETGKIVEWKFPEFDDIFPVMGGDLKQDEYISFDWSGGVDDMLVEIFLEKGENDSTIVKVIEHEMNDDEAGIKQLMGQTEGWANFLACLKAYLEYGINLRKGAFDFMKP; this is encoded by the coding sequence ATGAAGTTAACTGCAAAAGCAACAATTCAAATTCAGAAATCTAAAAATGAAGTTTTTGATGCGATTGTTAATCCAAATAAAATGAATCAATATTTTATTGCTTCTTCATCAGGAGCTATCGAAACTGGAAAAATTGTTGAATGGAAATTTCCTGAGTTTGATGATATTTTTCCTGTAATGGGAGGCGATTTAAAACAAGATGAATACATTTCTTTTGATTGGAGCGGTGGAGTTGATGATATGCTGGTGGAGATTTTTCTCGAAAAAGGAGAAAATGATTCGACAATTGTTAAAGTCATTGAACATGAAATGAATGATGATGAAGCTGGAATTAAGCAATTGATGGGACAAACAGAAGGTTGGGCGAATTTCTTGGCTTGTCTGAAAGCTTATCTCGAATACGGAATTAATTTGCGCAAAGGTGCTTTTGATTTTATGAAACCTTAA
- a CDS encoding DUF2461 domain-containing protein, which yields MSQIVKFLKKLEKNNNREWFTEHKVEFDTAKAEADSIFNAIYQELTKKKELEPLKIYRIYRDVRFSHDKTPYKTHFSAQTGRKKPLNRGGYYFHIQPNHNFIGVGFWGPEREDLLRIRKDIEVSDELAKILQSKMIQKEFGEMQGDEVKSAPKGFSKDHERIELLRKKQYLFIKNFTDEEVLAKDFPQKVAKSIQVLQPFLDYMTEVLTTDENGQPLY from the coding sequence ATGTCACAAATCGTTAAATTTTTAAAAAAATTAGAAAAAAATAATAACCGCGAATGGTTTACGGAGCACAAAGTTGAATTTGATACGGCGAAAGCTGAAGCAGATTCAATTTTCAATGCGATTTACCAAGAATTAACTAAAAAGAAAGAATTAGAACCGCTCAAAATTTATAGAATTTACAGAGATGTTCGTTTTTCTCACGATAAAACTCCTTATAAAACTCATTTTTCTGCACAAACAGGTCGTAAAAAACCACTTAATAGAGGTGGATATTATTTTCATATTCAACCGAATCATAATTTTATTGGTGTTGGTTTTTGGGGACCAGAACGTGAAGATTTGCTTCGTATTAGAAAAGATATTGAAGTTTCGGATGAATTAGCAAAGATTTTGCAATCAAAAATGATTCAGAAAGAATTTGGAGAAATGCAAGGAGATGAAGTGAAATCTGCGCCAAAAGGATTTTCTAAAGATCATGAAAGAATTGAGTTGTTGCGTAAAAAGCAATATTTGTTTATTAAGAATTTTACAGATGAAGAAGTTTTAGCAAAAGATTTTCCACAAAAAGTAGCAAAATCAATTCAAGTTCTTCAACCATTTTTAGATTATATGACCGAGGTTTTAACAACCGATGAAAATGGTCAACCATTATATTAA